In Mercenaria mercenaria strain notata unplaced genomic scaffold, MADL_Memer_1 contig_4136, whole genome shotgun sequence, a single genomic region encodes these proteins:
- the LOC128553637 gene encoding uncharacterized protein LOC128553637 yields MIPGLKGHTILDNSNYNSPGLPAGLPAVPTERCCIHEIKIVDMYCGNHDEVGCTTCMALNHRSCADVQSIPDIVDGKFQTDVDKIHQKLQDLKVMMEKIMNARQRLIEDLKKSKTEAVMAIKDFRKDMETILDQLEKESIKELEMKFKEEQSKLLEEKKKAKTELDGLKQAMNDLKKSEGNKAQQFVSMKMSLQSIAKMEDVSHSLQASVDANISFSFDPAILRFLLALKTFGSVRHDSATAVRSPRTTVYSVKRIENLNIRGQNDNKLCCVYGSCLTENGSLLIADCNNKKIKRADIVKMSVTDYCCVPAGPNGVCCTSKCEAAVCLNNNAIQFVSLGKQMTTTRQLKLNHFCFGIGYKDDKLYITDNGRSLYIHDMTGNILQKVALDNVSHSRTVAFSDVNDKVFVASLGTGLVIVKINGQGKHCQTFTDSELNVASGVCTDRRENLFVSGFSSGNVIQIGRDGKKMGEVVKSSDGLKRPLSLCFDTKQYKLAITQESSDVVKIILLQ; encoded by the exons ATGATTCCTGGTTTAAAAGGTCACACGATTTTGGATAACTCAAACTATAATTCTCCAGGCCTCCCAGCAGGATTACCAGCAGTACCGACGGAAAGATGTTGCATTCATGAGATAAAGATCGTGGACATGTACTGTGGTAATCATGATGAGGTTGGTTGTACAACATGCATGGCTTTAAACCACAG GTCTTGTGCTGATGTGCAATCCATTCCAGATATTGTCGACGGTAAATTTCAAACAGATGTTGACAAAATACACCAAAAGTTGCAAGACTTGAAAGTTATGATGGAGAAGATCATGAACGCTAGACAAAGACTGATAGAAGACTTAAAGAAGTCTAAGACGGAAGCAGTAATGGCGATAAAGGACTTTCGAAAAGACATGGAAACAATTCTTGATCAATTAGAAAAAGAATCGATTAAAGAATTAGAGATGAAATTCAAAGAAGAACAGTCGAAACTGCTGGAAGAGAAGAAGAAAGCAAAAACTGAATTAGATGGTCTGAAACAAGCAATGAACGATTTGAAGAAATCGGAAGGAAACAAAGCGCAACAATTTGTCTCCATGAAAATGTCCCTGCAAAGTATCGCAAAAATGGAAGACGTATCTCATTCATTGCAAGCAAGTGTTGATGCAAATATATCATTTAGCTTTGATCCTGCTATACTGAGATTTCTACTGGCGTTGAAAACGTTTGGATCGGTCCGACATGATTCTGCCACTGCTGTAAGATCGCCAAGGACAACCGTCTATTCTGTTAAAAGAATCGAGAATCTAAACATCAGAGGCCAGAATGACAACAAACTATGTTGTGTGTATGGATCCTGTCTAACAGAAAATGGATCACTACTGATAGCTGATTGtaacaataaaaagataaaacgTGCAGATATTGTAAAAATGTCAGTGACAGATTATTGTTGTGTTCCTGCTGGACCTAATGGCGTTTGTTGTACAAGTAAATGTGAAGCTGCAGTCTGCCTGAACAATAATGCAATTCAGTTTGTCTCCCTTGGCAAGCAGATGACAACCACTCGTCAGTTGAAACTGAACCATTTTTGCTTTGGCATTGGATATAAGGATGATAAACTATACATAACTGACAACGGGAGATCGTTATACATACATGATATGACAGGCAACATACTACAGAAGGTAGCTCTAGACAACGTCTCACACAGTCGAACTGTTGCATTCAGTGATGTTAATGATAAAGTGTTTGTTGCCAGCTTGGGTACAGGTCTAGTAATAGTAAAAATCAATGGACAGGGTAAACACTGTCAGACCTTCACTGATTCAGAGTTAAATGTAGCGTCTGGAGTTTGTACAGATCGTAGAGAAAATCTGTTTGTATCTGGGTTCAGTTCGGGTAACGTGATACAGATAGGGAGAGATGGGAAGAAAATGGGAGAGGTCGTGAAATCATCAGATGGACTGAAGCGTCCGTTATCACTTTGTTTTGACACGAAACAGTACAAACTAGCTATTACACAAGAAAGCAGTGATGTGGTTAAAATTATTCTTCTGCAATGA